In a single window of the Raphanus sativus cultivar WK10039 chromosome 9, ASM80110v3, whole genome shotgun sequence genome:
- the LOC108834229 gene encoding organelle RRM domain-containing protein 2, mitochondrial: MAMAMRLRRAATEAPSVGLRRLFCSNASKFSFLSPQAANSETPARPQAEPSTNLFVSGLSKRTTSEGLRTAFAQFGEIADAKVVTDRVSGYSKGFGFVRYTTLEDSAKGIAGMDGKFLDGWVIFAEYARPREQPRPYQPQNNMNTPPYGNRY, encoded by the exons ATGGCAATGGCTATGAGACTCCGGAGAGCGGCGACGGAAGCTCCTTCGGTTGGATTGAGGCGTCTGTTCTGTTCGAATGCCTCAAAGTTTTCATTCCTTTCTCCACAGGCTGCTAATTCCGAAACTCCGGCTCGTCCCCAGGCCGAACCCAGCACCAATCTCTTCGTCTCCG GGCTGAGTAAGCGCACCACTTCTGAAGGGCTTAGGACAGCTTTCGCTCAGTTTGGAGAAATTGCTGATG ccaAGGTTGTCACAGACAGAGTCTCGGGATATTCAAAAGGATTTGGATTTGTTCGTTATACCACCTTAGAAGATTCTGCCAAAGGCATTGCTGGAATGGATGGCAAG TTTCTTGACGGTTGGGTCATCTTCGCAGAGTATGCAAGACCAAGAGAGCAACCGCGTCCGTATCAACCTCAGAACAACATGAATACTCCTCCTTATGGTAACCGCTATTGA
- the LOC108825811 gene encoding uncharacterized protein LOC108825811, whose translation MKFLLELVVPCFGSQQFHQSSTNADDSISTETQSLMKQRRRRKRVRVAGQPGQAAEWRPSLSVISEHKPEIKETPEKVKEKRKVRRKSDGGGGDASSRSGGGHVRFRSDDFGRNSFEPVIPAFSPTPFMF comes from the exons ATGAAATTCTTGTTGGAGCTCGTCGTGCCTTGTTTTGGTTCGCAGCAGTTCCACCAATCCTCCACAAACGCGGATGATTCTATTTCCACCGAAACGCAGTCGCTGATGAAACAGCGAAGGCGGCGGAAACGAGTTAGAGTTGCGGGTCAACCGGGACAAGCGGCTGAGTGGAGACCATCCCTCAGCGTGATCTCGGAGCACAAGCCGGAGATAAAGGAGACGCCGGAAAAGGTGAAAGAGAAGAGGAAAGTTCGTCGTAAAAGTGATGGTGGCGGCGGAGACGCGTCGTCCCGATCAGGCGGTGGTCATGTTCGTTTCCGCAGTGACGATTTCGG GAGAAATTCTTTCGAACCAGTAATTCCGGCATTCTCACCGACTCCGTTCATGTTTTGA